One window of the Hypanus sabinus isolate sHypSab1 chromosome 13, sHypSab1.hap1, whole genome shotgun sequence genome contains the following:
- the LOC132403734 gene encoding ankyrin repeat and SOCS box protein 13-like isoform X3, with translation MLPSGPITVGVCVATTCFWADRTPVHEAVKEGHVFKLKQLIESGACVNVVTVDSITPLHEASLRGQLQCLQLLLAAGAEVEARNIDGSTPLCDACAGGNTECVKMLLTYGANVNPLTFTASPLHEACMIGSAECMRLLIDVGANLEAYDCHFGTPLHVACTVPHIDCAKLLLNAGANVNGAKLHETALHLAAKSKNAELIKVLIDYGANVYAQDNRGRIPLEYTHSGSPSAKCLKYYQSTPMSLAHHCRLTLRKSLGPRRLQDIHQLNIAPRLIDYLCYN, from the exons GTTTCTGGGCTGACCGTACACCAGTACATGAAGCAGTCAAAGAAGGCCATGTGTTTAAGCTGAAGCAATTAATTGAAAGTGGGGCCTGTGTGAATGTGGTTACTGTGGACTCCATAACCCCACTGCATGAGGCAAGCCTCCGGGGTCAACTCCAGTGTCTACAGTTGCTGCTTGCTGCTGGAGCAGAG GTCGAAGCCAGAAACATTGATGGGAGTACTCCACTTTGTGATGCGTGTGCTGGTGGTAACACTGAATGCGTCAAGATGCTGTTGACCTACGGAGCAAATGTAAATCCACTTACTTTCACCGCATCACCATTGCATGAGGCCTGTATGATTG GTAGTGCAGAGTGTATGAGGCTGCTCATTGACGTAGGTGCAAACCTAGAGGCTTATGACTGCCACTTTGGAACCCCTCTACATGTGGCTTGCACTGTGCCGCACATTGATTGTGCAAAGCTTTTGCTTAATGCAG GGGCAAATGTGAATGGTGCTAAACTCCATGAAACTGCTCTTCATCTTGCTGCCAAGTCAAAGAATGCAGAGTTGATTAAAGTGCTCATTGACTATGGAGCCAATGTGTATGCACAAGACAATCGGGGGCGGATACCTTTGGAGTACACTCATTCTGGATCCCCTTCAGCAAAGTGCCTCAAGTATTACCAGA GTACACCAATGAGCTTGGCACATCACTGCAGACTGACCCTGAGGAAGAGTCTTGGTCCTCGAAGGTTGCAAGATATCCACCAGTTAAACATTGCCCCAAGACTTATCGACTACCTTTGCTACAACTGA
- the LOC132403735 gene encoding uncharacterized protein LOC132403735, with protein MLSKQLAWTTNTSLAWTTNTSLAWTTNTSLTWTTNTSLTWTTNTSLTWITNTSLTWTTNTSLTWTTNTSLTWTTNTSLTWITNTSLTWTTNTSLTWTTNTSLTWTTNTSLTWTTNTSMLVNKAQQRLFFLRKLKQAKLPQKLLLNFYRSTTEIILTNSATVWCASCTAAERQDLHRVVKAAQRIVRMELPGLDTIYSSRLRRKAIGITRDTTHPGHSLFDSLPSSKRFRTLKARTNRLRNSFYPRAVASITHSLRTETETVSTHKDSNTCTNGTLCITVTFGAAATYFLLLIYLILIFYYCLIFIDCFI; from the coding sequence atgttgtcaaagcagctggcatggaccaccaacacctcactggcatggaccaccaacacctcgctggcatggaccaccaacacctcgctgacgtggaccaccaacacctcgctgacatggaccaccaacacctcactgacatggatcaccaacacctcgctgacgtggaccaccaacacctcactgacatggaccaccaacacctcactgacatggaccaccaacacctcactgacatggatcaccaacacctcgctgacgtggaccaccaacacctcactgacatggaccaccaacacctcgctgacgtggaccaccaacacctcactgacatggaccaccaacacctcgatgCTTGTAAACAAGGCACAACAaagactcttcttcctcagaaagctgaaacaggccaaactcccacaaaagctgttgcttaacttctacagaagcacaactgaaatcatcctgaccaacagtgccacagtgtggtgtgccagctgcacagctgctgagcgacaagacctgcatcgcgtggtgaaggcggcccagcgaattgtcaggatggagctcccaggactggacaccatctattctagcagactcaggaggaaagcaatcggcataaccagagacaccacacaccctggCCACTCCCTTTTTGACTCactgccatccagcaaaaggttcaggacactaaaagccagaacaaatagactgaggaacagcttctaccccagagctgtggcctccatcacacactccctcagaacagagactgaaactgtgagcacacacaaggactcaaatacttgcactaatggcactttgtgcattactgtgacattcggtgctgctgcaacttattttctgctgcttatctatttaatactgattttctattactgtcttatTTTTATCGACTGCTTTATTTGA
- the LOC132403734 gene encoding ankyrin repeat and SOCS box protein 13-like isoform X2: MDSGIDRSSEGGGAGSHLLLQRGIREISFWADRTPVHEAVKEGHVFKLKQLIESGACVNVVTVDSITPLHEASLRGQLQCLQLLLAAGAEVEARNIDGSTPLCDACAGGNTECVKMLLTYGANVNPLTFTASPLHEACMIGSAECMRLLIDVGANLEAYDCHFGTPLHVACTVPHIDCAKLLLNAGANVNGAKLHETALHLAAKSKNAELIKVLIDYGANVYAQDNRGRIPLEYTHSGSPSAKCLKYYQSTPMSLAHHCRLTLRKSLGPRRLQDIHQLNIAPRLIDYLCYN, encoded by the exons GTTTCTGGGCTGACCGTACACCAGTACATGAAGCAGTCAAAGAAGGCCATGTGTTTAAGCTGAAGCAATTAATTGAAAGTGGGGCCTGTGTGAATGTGGTTACTGTGGACTCCATAACCCCACTGCATGAGGCAAGCCTCCGGGGTCAACTCCAGTGTCTACAGTTGCTGCTTGCTGCTGGAGCAGAG GTCGAAGCCAGAAACATTGATGGGAGTACTCCACTTTGTGATGCGTGTGCTGGTGGTAACACTGAATGCGTCAAGATGCTGTTGACCTACGGAGCAAATGTAAATCCACTTACTTTCACCGCATCACCATTGCATGAGGCCTGTATGATTG GTAGTGCAGAGTGTATGAGGCTGCTCATTGACGTAGGTGCAAACCTAGAGGCTTATGACTGCCACTTTGGAACCCCTCTACATGTGGCTTGCACTGTGCCGCACATTGATTGTGCAAAGCTTTTGCTTAATGCAG GGGCAAATGTGAATGGTGCTAAACTCCATGAAACTGCTCTTCATCTTGCTGCCAAGTCAAAGAATGCAGAGTTGATTAAAGTGCTCATTGACTATGGAGCCAATGTGTATGCACAAGACAATCGGGGGCGGATACCTTTGGAGTACACTCATTCTGGATCCCCTTCAGCAAAGTGCCTCAAGTATTACCAGA GTACACCAATGAGCTTGGCACATCACTGCAGACTGACCCTGAGGAAGAGTCTTGGTCCTCGAAGGTTGCAAGATATCCACCAGTTAAACATTGCCCCAAGACTTATCGACTACCTTTGCTACAACTGA